The Comamonas sp. lk genome contains the following window.
CCATTGGCGCAGCCTTTGTGGTGGTCGTCGTGGGCGGCATGGGCAGCATTCCGGGAGCGTTTGTGGCCGCGCTATTGGTGGCGGAATTGAAAGCCGTCTGTATCTGGCTGGGCGTGCAGCAGATTGCCGGCGTGGAAATCTCGTTTTCCAAGCTCACCCTGGTGGTGGAGTTTCTGGTCATGGCCGTGGTGCTGGTCTGGCGGCCCTGGGGCTTGCTGGGCAAGCCCCAGGCGCTGGCCCGTAGCGGTGGCGAGCCCGAACTGCCGCTACGCAGCGCAGGCCGTGGTGCGCGTGCGGCGTGGCTGGGCTTGCTGCTGGCCTTGGTCCTGCTGCCTCTGGTGGCTGGTGAGGCCGGCGGCTACAGCACCGTGCTGCTGACGGATATCTTTATTGCCGCGCTGCTGGCGGCCAGTCTGCACTTCATCCTCGGCCCTGGCGGCATGCATTCCTTCGGCCATGCGGCTTACTTTGGCCTGGGTGCCTATGGCGCGGCGCTGCTGGTGCGTCTGCTGGATCTGCCCCTGCCTGCCGTGCTGCTGTTGGGCCCCTTGGTGGCGGCTGCCGGTGGCCTGCTTTATGGCTGGTTCTGCGTGCGCCTGTCCGGCGTGTACCTGACCATGCTGACGCTGGCGTTTGCGCAAATCAGCTGGGCCATCGTCTTTCAGTGGGACGCGTTCACCGGCGGCAGCAATGGACTTACCGGCGTGTGGCCGCCGGAATGGCAAATCACGTGGGCGCCGCACGGCGCGGTCTTTTACTGGCTGGCGCTGGCGGTTTGCGCTCTGGGCATTTATCTGCTGCGGCGCCTGCTGTTCTCGCCACTGGGCTATGCCTTGCGTGCCAGCCGCGATTCGGCCTTGCGGGCCGATGCCATCGGCATAGCTGTGCGCCGCGTGCAGTGGACGGCGTTTGTCATTGCCGCCTGGTTTGCCGGGCTGGCCGGTGCGCTGTTTGCCTTCAGCAAGGGCGGCGTGGCGCCCGATGCCATGTCGGTCACCAAATCCGTCGATGCGCTGGTCATGGTGCTGCTGGGCGGCGTGCAGACGCTGGCCGGCCCTGTGGTCGGCGCGGCGGCCTTTACCTGGCTGCACGACACGGTGGCGCGCAACACCGAGTACTGGCGTGCGCTGATGGGCGCCATCATGCTGGCTCTGGTGCTGCTGTTCCCTCAGGGGATTTCGGGTTTTGCGCAGATGCTGTGGGCGAGAGTAGCTATGAAAAAAGCGCAAGGAGCCCAGCCATGAGCCTGTTGCAAGTGCAAAACATCAGCAAGGCCTTCGGCGGCGTCAAAGCCGTGCAGAACGTGTCGTTTGCGTTGCAGGCCGGCGAGCTGCTGGCCCTGATAGGCCCCAATGGAGCGGGCAAGACCACCACCTTCAACCTGGTGGGCGGGCAGTTGGCAGCCGACAGCGGTCAGGTGCTGCTGGGCGGCAAGAACATCAGCGGGCTGGCGCCGCGCGCCATCTGGCGGCTGGGCGTGGGACGCACGTTTCAGATTGCCCAGACTTTTGCCTCGCTGACCGTGGTGGAGAACGTGCAGATGGCGTTACTGTCTGCCGACCGCAAGATTTTCAGCTGGTGGCCGCGTGCGGCCGGCCATCGCCGCAGCGATGCGCTGGCGCTGCTGGAGCAAGTCGGCATGCAGGCCCAGGCCGAGCGCCCTTGCAGCGAACTGGCTTACGGCGATGTGAAGCGTGTGGAGCTGGCCATGGCATTGGCG
Protein-coding sequences here:
- a CDS encoding ABC transporter permease, coding for MSASGLLAQLLNGLASASSLFLVSVGLSLIFGVTRTINFAHGSFYMLGAFMAYSSVEVLSPYIGFWPALLLAPLACAVLGAITEILLLRRIYKAPELFQLLATFALVLVIKDAVLWLWGPEELFGPRAAGFEGSVAILGREFPTYDLLLIAAGPMVLLGLTLLLTKTRFGTLVRAATQDREMVGALGVNQAWLFTAVFALGTLLAGLGGALQLPREPASLEMDMLTIGAAFVVVVVGGMGSIPGAFVAALLVAELKAVCIWLGVQQIAGVEISFSKLTLVVEFLVMAVVLVWRPWGLLGKPQALARSGGEPELPLRSAGRGARAAWLGLLLALVLLPLVAGEAGGYSTVLLTDIFIAALLAASLHFILGPGGMHSFGHAAYFGLGAYGAALLVRLLDLPLPAVLLLGPLVAAAGGLLYGWFCVRLSGVYLTMLTLAFAQISWAIVFQWDAFTGGSNGLTGVWPPEWQITWAPHGAVFYWLALAVCALGIYLLRRLLFSPLGYALRASRDSALRADAIGIAVRRVQWTAFVIAAWFAGLAGALFAFSKGGVAPDAMSVTKSVDALVMVLLGGVQTLAGPVVGAAAFTWLHDTVARNTEYWRALMGAIMLALVLLFPQGISGFAQMLWARVAMKKAQGAQP
- a CDS encoding ABC transporter ATP-binding protein encodes the protein MSLLQVQNISKAFGGVKAVQNVSFALQAGELLALIGPNGAGKTTTFNLVGGQLAADSGQVLLGGKNISGLAPRAIWRLGVGRTFQIAQTFASLTVVENVQMALLSADRKIFSWWPRAAGHRRSDALALLEQVGMQAQAERPCSELAYGDVKRVELAMALAHDPQLLLMDEPTAGMAPGERVALMQLARRIARQRQMGVLFTEHSMDVVFGQADRVAVLVRGQLLAEGTPQQIRADARVQQAYLGTGLVLEKQK